ATCTGCCGCAGTTCCTGTTGCGACCGATCGTTTATCGTTCGAAGTGACGCTAGGTCACCTCGAATCTTTACTCGGAATTCAGCAATCGGACTCTAGCCTGTCACCTGCACAAGAATGTACGCGCATCCGGCCTCCGGATGCCCGCCAGGACCGGCAGGACAATGCCCGAACTCGACGCTGACATCGATCGCAGCCACTCATTCGGCGACCTTGCTTTCGGCCAGATCAAAGGCCGGAAGCTCTCGGCGATGCCGCGAAATTACGAGGTCTGGTACACCTACGCCTCCGGCTACCACACCGAACTGTCGGATGCCGTCAACGAGGTGTTGTCGTCGCGGCGGGCCATTGCGCAGGACGACCTCGACCGGATCTATGAGGCTTATCTCTCGCAGACTCGCCTGACCGACAAGATCGATGTCTTCGGCGACCGTGTCGTCGACGAAATCGAACATGTCATGACGATGATCGATTCCGCGGCAGGTCATGCCACCGCTTACGGTCAGGACCTTGCGGGCGCATCCGCCAAGCTCGCAACGACTGGCTCGACGGAAGGCCTGCGCTCCATCATCGAGAATCTCGTCCGCTCGACCCGCGAGATCGAGGCGAACAACAAGGCGCTGGAACAGCGCCTGAAGGCTTCGCGAACCGAGATCAAGCAGCTCCAGGAGAACCTGGATGCCGTCCGCACCGAGAGTCTGACCGACCCCCTTACCTCGCTCGGCAACCGCAAGTTCTACGATCAGGCCATCTCCAAGTCCCTGGCGCTCGCCAACAAGAGCGGAACGCCAATGGCCTTGTTGATCAGCGATATCGATCATTTTAAGAAATTCAACGACACGTTCGGCCATCTGACGGGCGACCAGGTGCTGCGCCTCGTGGCGCTCTCGGTGAAGCAGAACGTCAAGGGCCAGGATCTCGCCTGCCGCTATGGCGGAGAGGAATTCGCGATCATCCTGCCCGATACGACGCTGCGGGCCGCCGTCACGGTTGCCGAGCATATCCGCCGCGCCGTGATGACCAAGGAACTGATCAAGCGCTCGACCAGCGAGAACCTCGGCCGCATCACCGTCTCGCTCGGCGTTGCCGCCTTCCGGCCGGGCGACACCGTCGCGACCCTCTACGAGCGTGCTGATCGCTGCCTTTATGCCGCCAAGCGCAATGGCCGCAACCGGGTCATCTGCGAAACGGACCCCGAAGCCGACAGCGTGCCGGCCAAGGTTGCCTGATCAGGCAGGCTTCGTTCGGCGCTTGCGCGTCTTGGTTGGCGTGCGCAGCGCGGCCTCCCAGGCGCGCCGTGCCCAGACAACCAGCGCATCCTCGTCATCGAAACAGATGTCAGGCATGCGGCGATAGCTGCCGAGCGAGCGCTCACCTGTTTGGGTCCGATAGGTAAACGGTAGCAACCCTTCCGCCTCAAAGGCCGACGCGGTTTCGCCATCGCAGCGCAGGTAGATCGTGTCGCGCAGCGCCAGAGCGACGACGATCCCCTCGCGATAGACCGCAAAGCCGGAAAACATGCGCCGGGTGGTAACCCGCGCGAAGGGTTGGAACAGATCGATCAGGACATCCGGATCGAAGGTCCCGCCCGCCATCAGCCGGCGCCGAGCATCTCTGGCTTGGCCGGCGCGATCTCAACCGATTCACCGCAGCCGCAGGCTGAGGTCTGGTTCGGATTGTTGAACACGAATTTCGAGGCGAGCTTGTCGGTGACGAAGTCCATCTCGGTGCCGAGCAGATAGAGCACGGCCTTGGCGTCGATGAACAGCTTCACGCCCTTGTCCTCAACCACCTCGTCGAAGCGGGCTGGCTCAGCCACGAATTCCATCGTGTATTCCATGCCGGCGCAGCCGCCCTTCTTGACGCCAACGCGCAAGCCGCCGACGCCGGTCGCAGAACCGGCCATCAGCGCCTTCACGCGGTCCGCCGCGGCATCTGTCAGGCGCATGGCCTGCATCTTCGGCAAGGGCATTCTGAGTCTCCGAGACGAACCGGGTTCAAGGCCCGGCGTTCAAAGCATGATGCACGAGATATAAGAGATCGGTTGACGGAAAGCGATCCGCCGCCCGGTCACCACATGTTGAGCGCGATGCGCGCCTCGTCCGACATGCGGCTCTGGTCCCAGGGCGGGTCGAAGGTGAGCGTCACCTTCACCTCGGAAATACCGGGCACCGTCGCCACCGCGTTTTCCACCATCCCCGGCAGCTCGGCAGCCGACGGACACGATGGCGAGGTCAGCGTCATGTCGATCGCAACCTTGCGGGCATCGTCGATATCGACGCGATAGATCAGCCCGAGCTCGTAGATATCGGACGGGATCTCCGGATCGTAGACCGACTTCATGGCGGTCACGATCTCGTCGGTCAGCCGATCGAGTTCCTCTGGCGGAATAGCCGTCGCATCGCCGGCAACCGTCGTATTGAGCGTCTGTGTGTCGTCCATCGGGGTCAAAGTCCCTCAGGTGCCTAGCTGAACATAGAGTGGGCCTTGAGGAGGGCCTCCGCAAGGCGGTCCACTTCGTCCCGGGTGTTGTACAGGCCAAATGATGCACGGCAAGTGGATGTCACGCCGAAACGCTGCAGGAGAGGCATGGCGCAATGGGTGCCGGCCCTCACCGCCACGCCGTAGCGGTCGATGACGGTCGCGACGTCATGGGCATGGGCGCCCTTCATCTCGAAGGAGACGATCGCACCCTTGTCGCGGGCATTGCCGAAGATCCTGAGCGAATTGATCGCCGAGAGCTTCTGGTGGGCATAGCGAACGAGGTCGTCTTCGTGAGCGCGGATGCGGTCGCGGCCGATCGAGCGCATGTAATCCAGCGCCTCGCCGAGCCCGATCGCCTGGACGATCGCCGGCGTTCCCGCCTCGAAGCGATG
This region of Phreatobacter aquaticus genomic DNA includes:
- a CDS encoding GGDEF domain-containing protein; this translates as MPELDADIDRSHSFGDLAFGQIKGRKLSAMPRNYEVWYTYASGYHTELSDAVNEVLSSRRAIAQDDLDRIYEAYLSQTRLTDKIDVFGDRVVDEIEHVMTMIDSAAGHATAYGQDLAGASAKLATTGSTEGLRSIIENLVRSTREIEANNKALEQRLKASRTEIKQLQENLDAVRTESLTDPLTSLGNRKFYDQAISKSLALANKSGTPMALLISDIDHFKKFNDTFGHLTGDQVLRLVALSVKQNVKGQDLACRYGGEEFAIILPDTTLRAAVTVAEHIRRAVMTKELIKRSTSENLGRITVSLGVAAFRPGDTVATLYERADRCLYAAKRNGRNRVICETDPEADSVPAKVA
- a CDS encoding TfoX/Sxy family protein, which encodes MAGGTFDPDVLIDLFQPFARVTTRRMFSGFAVYREGIVVALALRDTIYLRCDGETASAFEAEGLLPFTYRTQTGERSLGSYRRMPDICFDDEDALVVWARRAWEAALRTPTKTRKRRTKPA
- the sufA gene encoding Fe-S cluster assembly scaffold SufA produces the protein MPLPKMQAMRLTDAAADRVKALMAGSATGVGGLRVGVKKGGCAGMEYTMEFVAEPARFDEVVEDKGVKLFIDAKAVLYLLGTEMDFVTDKLASKFVFNNPNQTSACGCGESVEIAPAKPEMLGAG
- a CDS encoding SUF system Fe-S cluster assembly protein, whose protein sequence is MDDTQTLNTTVAGDATAIPPEELDRLTDEIVTAMKSVYDPEIPSDIYELGLIYRVDIDDARKVAIDMTLTSPSCPSAAELPGMVENAVATVPGISEVKVTLTFDPPWDQSRMSDEARIALNMW